One segment of Carassius auratus strain Wakin chromosome 2, ASM336829v1, whole genome shotgun sequence DNA contains the following:
- the LOC113119199 gene encoding insulin receptor — protein MLQLKEIGLHSLMNITRGAVRVEKNPDLCYLSTLDWSMILDSVEDNYIMANKNDRECGDVCPGTVQGKTTCPLTTINGDFSERCWNQKHCQRMCPSSCKHRACTKDNQCCHDQCLGGCLEPRSSSKCVACRNYMHNNICVDKCPPGFYTFKGWRCVSFSFCQELHNKCKQSKGDCHQYVIHNSACIPECPSGYTTVNSTSLNCTPCAGLCPKVCMGLKTVDSVTSAQALRGCTVINGSLVINIRGGNNIASELEANLGQLEEITGYLTVRHSYALVSLSFLRKLRIIHGETQEVGNYSFYALDNQNLRQLWDWTKHNLTINQGRMFFHHNSKLCMSEIRKMEEVTGTKNRQAKNDIVSKTNGDQASCESQVLKFTQIRTLSDKIIIKWEPFWPPDFRDLLGFMVLYKEAPYKNVTEFDGQDACGSNSWVIADVDPPPRATDGKEQQEPGYLILPLKPWTQYAIMVKTQLSASDEHQVHGAKSEIIYVRTNATKPSVPLDPISSSNSSSQIILKWKPPNDPNGNITHYLVFCQQQPEASELYKFDYCQKGMKLPTRAPTQVDSEEEQKWNQTEEQGQGGRCCACPKTEKQLKKEAEETEYRKTFENYLHNEVFELRTSRQRRSLVGIANRTSSRLFTTPSSLPNGSATRSPEEEAEANKISLIVQAKESTVISNLRHFTSYQIEIHACNHETDPSRCSMAAYVSARTMPEEKADDIVGSITCDVSEYSVHIRWMEPKAPNGMIILYEVHYKRLGDTEELHHCVSRKNYIADGGCRLRVVHPGNYTVRIRATSLAGNGSWTEPKHFYVQDLRVDPSNMLKIVMAPVICVFLLILMGGVGFFILKKKQTEGPTGRLYTSPNPEYFSPDEVYEPDEWEVPREKINLLRELGQGSFGMVYEGIGKDIVKGEPQTCVAVKTVNESASLRERIEFLNEASVMKAFSCHHVVRLLGVVSKGQPTLVVMELMTHGDLKSFLRSLRPDSENNPGRPPPTLKEMVQMAAEIADGMAYLNAKKFVHRDLAARNCMVAEDLTVKIGDFGMTRDIYETDYYRKGGKGLLPVRWMAPESLKDGVFTAHSDCWSFGVVLWEISTLAEQPYQGLSNEQVLKFVMEGGYLDRPDNCADRLHSLMQMCWHYNPKMRPTFQEIIEMLREDLHPSFQEVSFFYSEENKPPETEEFDMDLENMESIPLDPSSYSQRDCCLDGDEGSSVGLRGSYEEHVPYTHMNGSKKNGRILSIPRSNPS, from the exons ATGCTGCAGCTGAAAGAGATCGGCCTTCACAGCCTGATGAACATCACCCGTGGAGCCGTGCGTGTGGAGAAGAACCCCGACCTCTGCTACCTCTCCACCCTTGATTGGTCCATGATCCTTGACTCGGTGGAGGACAACTACATCATGGCCAATAAGAATGATCGTGAGTGCGGAGACGTCTGCCCTGGCACTGTTCAGGGCAAAACCACCTGCCCCCTCACCACCATCAACGGGGACTTCAGTGAGCGCTGCTGGAACCAGAAGCATTGCCAAAGAA TGTGCCCATCGTCATGCAAGCACCGTGCCTGCACTAAAGACAACCAGTGCTGCCATGACCAGTGTCTGGGCGGCTGCTTGGAGCCCAGGTCGTCGAGCAAATGCGTGGCCTGCCGCAACTACATGCACAATAACATCTGCGTTGACAAGTGCCCACCTGGTTTCTACACCTTTAAGGGCTGGCGCTGCGTCAGCTTCAGCTTTTGCCAGGAACTTCACAACAAGTGTAAGCAGAGCAAAGGTGACTGCCACCAATACGTCATCCACAACAGCGCCTGCATCCCAGAGTGCCCTTCTGGGTACACCACTGTGAACTCAACTTC GTTGAACTGCACCCCTTGCGCTGGCCTCTGTCCCAAGGTGTGCATGGGGCTGAAGACAGTGGACTCAGTCACTTCTGCGCAGGCTCTGAGAGGATGCACTGTAATCAACGGCAGCTTGGTCATCAACATCCGCGGAGGGA ATAACATAGCCTCAGAGCTGGAAGCTAATTTGGGACAGCTAGAGGAGATCACTGGCTACCTGACAGTACGACACTCATACGCCCTAGTCTCTCTATCTTTCCTTCGCAAGCTCCGAATCATCCatggagagacacaggaagttgg GAATTATTCATTCTACGCCCTCGATAACCAGAACCTGCGTCAGCTGTGGGACTGGACTAAACACAACCTGACCATCAACCAGGGTCGCATGTTTTTCCATCATAATTCAAAACTCTGCATGTCAGAAATACGGAAGATGGAGGAGGTGACGGGCACTAAGAATCGGCAAGCAAAGAATGACATCGTTTCAAAGACCAATGGAGATCAGGCTTCAT GTGAGAGCCAGGTTTTGAAGTTCACACAGATTCGCACGCTTTCTGACAAGATCATAATTAAATGGGAACCATTCTGGCCACCAGATTTTCGAGACCTCTTGGGATTCATGGTCTTATACAAAGAGGC GCCATACAAGAACGTGACTGAGTTTGACGGTCAGGACGCATGTGGCTCTAACAGCTGGGTCATAGCAGATGTAGACCCTCCGCCTCGTGCCACAGATGGAAAGGAGCAGCAGGAGCCCGGGTACCTCATCCTCCCTCTGAAGCCATGGACACAGTATGCCATCATGGTCAAAACCCAGCTCTCCGCTTCTGATGAACACCAAGTCCATGGAGCAAAGAGTGAAATCATCTATGTCCGCACCAATGCTACCA AACCCTCTGTGCCCCTGGACCCCATATCCTCATCGAACTCCTCATCTCAGATCATTCTGAAGTGGAAGCCCCCTAATGATCCCAATGGAAACATCACACACTACCTGGTCTTCTGCCAGCAGCAACCAGAGGCCAGCGAGCTCTATAAGTTTGATTACTGTCAGAAAG GTATGAAACTGCCCACCAGAGCCCCCACACAGGTGGACAGTGAAGAGGAACAGAAGTGGAACCAAACCGAAGAGCAGGGCCAAGGTGGTCGCTGCTGTGCTTGCCCCAAAACAGAGAAACAGCTGAAGAAAGAGGCGGAGGAGACTGAGTACCGCAAAACCTTTGAGAACTACCTCCATAATGAAGTCTTTGAGCTCAG GACATCACGACAGCGCAGATCTCTGGTGGGCATTGCCAACAGGACCTCTTCTCGTCTTTTCACTACACCTTCTTCACTGCCCAATGGCTCTGCCACTCGTAGCCCAGAGGAGGAAGCAGAGGCCAATAAGATCTCCCTGATTGTTCAGGCCAAGGAGTCAACGGTCATCTCCAATCTGCGCCATTTCACCAGCTACCAGATAGAAATCCATGCCTGCAACCATGAGACTGACCCCTCTCGCTGCAGTATGGCGGCTTATGTCAGTGCCCGCACCATGCCTGAAG AAAAAGCAGATGACATTGTGGGGTCGATAACCTGTGATGTGTCTGAGTACTCCGTACACATCAGGTGGATGGAGCCTAAGGCCCCTAACGGCATGATTATTCTCTATGAAGTCCATTATAAGAGACTGGGAGATACAGAG GAGCTGCACCATTGCGTATCCAGGAAGAATTATATTGCAGATGGAGGCTGCAGGCTGAGAGTGGTGCATCCTGGGAACTATACAGTGCGGATCAGAGCCACCTCTCTGGCAGGCAATGGATCATGGACAGAGCCAAAACACTTCTATGTGCAAGACCTAC GTGTGGACCCATCCAACATGCTGAAGATTGTGATGGCTCCTGTGATCTGTGTCTTTCTACTCATCTTGATGGGAGGTGTGggctttttcattttaaagaaaaa GCAAACAGAAGGTCCGACTGGCCGACTTTATACCTCTCCAAATCCAGAGTATTTCAGCCCAGATGAGG TGTATGAGCCAGACGAGTGGGAGGTGCCTCGTGAAAAGATTAATCTGTTGCGAGAGTTAGGCCAGGGATCATTTGGGATGGTGTATGAGGGCATCGGAAAGGACATAGTTAAAGGTGAGCCGCAGACCTGTGTCGCTGTGAAGACGGTTAACGAGTCGGCCAGCCTCAGAGAGAGAATTGAGTTCCTCAACGAAGCTTCTGTGATGAAGGCATTCAGCTGCCACCATGTG GTGAGGCTCCTGGGAGTGGTGTCTAAAGGCCAGCCAACTTTGGTGGTGATGGAGCTAATGACACATGGAGATCTGAAGAGTTTCCTGCGTTCTCTCAGACCTGACTCCGAG aATAATCCAGGTCGGCCTCCTCCAACACTGAAAGAGATGGTTCAGATGGCTGCTGAGATAGCAGATGGCATGGCTTACCTTAACGCCAAGAAATTTGTGCACCGAGATCTTGCTGCTAGGAACTGCATGGTGGCCGAAGACCTGACTGTAAAAATTGGAG ATTTTGGCATGACGAGAGACATTTATGAGACTGATTACTACAGAAAGGGCGGGAAGGGCCTGCTTCCTGTGAGATGGATGGCCCCTGAGTCGCTGAAGGATGGAGTTTTCACAGCTCATTCAGATTGCTG GTCGTTTGGCGTGGTGTTATGGGAGATCAGTACTCTGGCTGAGCAGCCATACCAGGGGCTGTCCAATGAACAGGTCCTGAAGTTTGTGATGGAGGGAGGATATCTGGACAGACCGGACAACTGTGCAGACAGATT GCATAGCCTGATGCAGATGTGCTGGCATTACAATCCCAAAATGAGGCCCACCTTCCAGGAGATCATCGAGATGCTCCGAGAGGATCTGCATCCCTCGTTTCAGGAGGTCTCCTTCTTCTACAGCGAGGAGAACAAGCCACCGGAGACAGAGGAGTTTGATATGGACCTGGAGAACATGGAGAGCATCCCGCTGGACCCTTCCTCATACTCTCAGAGGGACTGCTGTCTAGACGGTGATGAGGGCTCATCCGTGGGCCTTCGGGGCAGTTATGAGGAGCATGTGCCATATACACATATGAATGGCAGTAAGAAAAACGGACGCATCTTATCCATACCTCGATCTAATCCTTCTTAA